GATGagggattaaaaaaataaaaataaagatttagCAGAATACCCCCTGTTTAATGAAAAACAGTCAAAAGCAGTGAGACAGTCAGACTCCTCAGACTCTGCTTCAGTCCGACTGTACAACCGTGATTCATGTGtctaatacatttacaacactCAGAGTTTACATGTGTTTAAATCGCTGCTGGTTCAAAAGTGAATTCAagtttcagtttttcacatCGTCATGACAACAAACATGTGCACGTGAACGTAACATGTAAAAGTAACGAATACGTAAAGACTACAGTAATCCTGCAGGACATGCAGGGTTCAAAGTATTTAAATTCCACAGTAACTTTCACAAAATActtaagtgtgtgtgtatgtggtgtgtatcaaattttacatttttaaataaataaaatgaacagttCTATTCTAAACCAACTCAAACATCACTACTCCAGAGGTGGAAATAtttaagtacttttactgtagTACTGGTAACAGTagatattttgtgtattttgtgtaagTGTATTTTTTAGAGGTACAGTATTTTTGGCCAATTATATAGTACTAGTTGTACGTTAACAGTTATAAAAAACATTCATGATTggttcatatttttacattccaTACATCTGGACAGGCACATGCCATTTAACTACATCTATTTAAGTCgtatttgaagtaacagtagtacTTTATATTTGAGCAGTACTTCCACCTCTGGTCAGCAGCACAGACCCTGCAGTCTGTGTTTATCCCCTCTAAGAAGCGCCTGTCACTGCCTGATCCGTGTCACTGCTGCTAGCTTAGTCACATCCACAGCTCAAACAAAGGGATTTCTGTGGTTGATGCTCATGAGCTGCAGACTGAGACAGATCCAGTGGTGCTTTAGGCCAGTCtcccctgactcctcctctcatagTTTACTCCTGTTtcctctcgctctgtctccctGTGCTCTGCCCTCccccctgaccctctcctaTTCCCTCTCCTTTGACCCCTCTGTGCTGTCCTGACCCCTCTGTACCCCCTTTGACCCCCTCTGACTCCTCTTTAGTCCAgtttcctctctgtctcagtCTTGGTCTcgctgaccctctcctctgacacaATGCTGATCCAGGGTGACAGAGAGCGTGTGATGGTTTGGCGGTTGAGGTTGTAGCGGTTGATGAGGGTGAAAAGTCGACCCCGGGGCCCCTGGGGGGGGAGGGACCcctgaggggggaggggcccGTACAGCCCAGCTGGCACGCACCGCCCCTGCTGCACATGAACAGATGTCAAATAAGAAACATGGGTATTTTTCACTTAGTAATAATATATTGTAGTTGCTGTGTAATGgctcttttcttcttctctgtgGAGTGATCCCTAGGTCAGTTGAATGTATTGAGTTCTGTATATTGTATGAACATTTTGTTTGGATGTTGTCTATTTTCATTGTGCCCCTGATGTCCGAGACGAATTTCTGTGaggtaggtgtgtgtgtgcctgcatgtgggtgtgtgtgtgtgtgtgtgtgtgtgcgtgaccCTTGTGTTCTCACCACGTAGAGGAAGTTGTCTGGACAGGGCTGTTCGTACTGGTACACTTTATACACCACCAggaacaccacacacaccaggaAGGCCAGAGCGCAGATCACCAGCAGGGTCATCTGTGGGGGAAAAGTAAGTATgtgactactgctgctactactactacacagtaACACAGCTTGCCGGCAGGGTTATCTCTGAGGGAAAAGTACATGTTACTACCACTTCTACACAGGAGTGTGGTTCACCAACAGGATCATCTCAAACAAAAGtacatattactactactactactacactagatTGCAAATCACCAGCGGGGTCATCTGTGAGGGAAAAGTACATGttactacaattattacaacaactactactaattctACTACTACATCATCTGTGAGGGAAAATATACTGTAAGTCGGTGTTGAAGGCAGTCACTGTGACAACAGATGCACTATTGCCATGACGACAGGCCGACATGGCATTGgagcatacactgtataaagagctggactaagtgaatgtaacatcacccacagcgttcggctccataTGAAGCAAGGCTAGCACTTATATCAAGGTTagaagttatagcggctaatctggacaCAGCTTAATTGCTGACACACGCCCCCTTcataggccacgccccctctcaCCTTGAGCCGCTCGGACACGCCCTCGATGACGCTGATGGAGAATTCTGCCATTTTAGGAGAACGAAACTTCTGCTTTTGAGAGTCAAACT
The sequence above is drawn from the Periophthalmus magnuspinnatus isolate fPerMag1 chromosome 5, fPerMag1.2.pri, whole genome shotgun sequence genome and encodes:
- the LOC117370927 gene encoding neuronal vesicle trafficking-associated protein 1-like; its protein translation is MVKLGAHLEKRSTKAESEDGFDTIPLITPLDPGQLQLPPPPDKVVVRTKAEFDSQKQKFRSPKMAEFSISVIEGVSERLKMTLLVICALAFLVCVVFLVVYKVYQYEQPCPDNFLYVQGRCVPAGLYGPLPPQGSLPPQGPRGRLFTLINRYNLNRQTITRSLSPWISIVSEERVSETKTETERKLD